The proteins below are encoded in one region of Arthrobacter sp. CJ23:
- a CDS encoding metallophosphoesterase family protein — MSSKATTFDLSRRAALATAGTLGAMGIIAASGGLAQAAPKPKAPRPTLAFRPDGKFKVVQFNDTQDDEKTDRRTIELMERTLDQEKPDFVVINGDVINGDCNTELEVKEALNHVVLPMERRGITWAVTFGNHDEDSVSRTGMTEAKMLEFLQSYDHNVNADSVPGLTGTSNTQLLIQSSTSKDPAFGLWLIDTGRYAPKTIDGQDFAGYPTWDWVRADQVTWYRNQSIATEQKYGKKIPSLMWGHIALHEHRNMWFSSLDSRTAADHTRAVTKHSIVGERNEAECPGPINSGLFSAFLERGDVLGYFVGHDHVNTYVGNYYGVQLGYAPGTGFGAYGLSGAERNRLRGARVFELDENQPKVYTNTRLVFAKDFGIDLTANDQPIVPLPLDPAQQ, encoded by the coding sequence GTGAGCAGCAAAGCAACCACCTTCGACCTCAGCCGCAGGGCTGCCCTGGCCACAGCGGGCACGCTCGGTGCCATGGGGATCATCGCCGCGAGCGGCGGCCTGGCCCAGGCCGCGCCCAAGCCGAAGGCCCCGCGCCCCACCCTGGCCTTCCGTCCTGACGGGAAGTTCAAGGTGGTCCAGTTCAACGACACGCAGGACGACGAGAAGACCGACCGGCGGACCATCGAGCTGATGGAACGCACCCTGGACCAGGAAAAGCCCGACTTCGTGGTCATCAACGGCGATGTCATCAACGGCGACTGCAACACCGAGCTGGAGGTCAAGGAGGCGCTGAACCACGTTGTGCTTCCGATGGAGCGCCGCGGCATTACCTGGGCCGTGACCTTCGGCAACCACGACGAGGACTCCGTGTCGCGCACCGGCATGACCGAGGCGAAGATGCTCGAATTCCTGCAGAGCTACGATCACAACGTCAACGCGGACTCCGTCCCCGGCCTGACGGGCACGTCCAACACCCAGCTGCTCATCCAGTCCTCCACGTCCAAGGACCCGGCCTTCGGCCTGTGGCTGATCGACACCGGTCGCTATGCACCCAAGACGATCGATGGACAGGACTTCGCCGGCTATCCGACGTGGGACTGGGTACGTGCGGACCAGGTCACTTGGTACCGGAACCAGTCGATCGCCACCGAGCAGAAGTACGGCAAGAAGATCCCGTCCCTCATGTGGGGCCACATTGCGCTGCACGAACACCGCAACATGTGGTTCTCAAGCCTCGATTCCCGCACCGCCGCCGACCACACCCGTGCAGTGACCAAGCACTCAATCGTGGGCGAGCGCAACGAAGCTGAGTGCCCGGGGCCCATCAACTCCGGGCTGTTCAGCGCGTTCCTGGAGCGCGGTGACGTGCTCGGGTACTTCGTGGGCCACGACCACGTCAACACCTACGTGGGCAACTACTACGGCGTGCAGCTCGGCTACGCGCCCGGAACGGGCTTCGGCGCCTACGGCCTCAGCGGCGCGGAGCGCAACCGCCTCCGCGGCGCCCGTGTCTTCGAGCTGGACGAGAACCAGCCCAAGGTCTACACCAACACGCGCCTGGTGTTTGCCAAGGACTTCGGAATCGACCTGACGGCCAACGACCAGCCGATCGTGCCCCTGCCGCTGGACCCCGCCCAGCAGTAG
- a CDS encoding GntR family transcriptional regulator produces the protein MSARISIDLSSAVPPYEQIRGQISSLLAVGVLPPGSRLPTVRSLAADLGIAAGTVARAYKELEQAGLIESRRRNGTIVVGHPAEPGSTAAAPGAEVIAAVDGLIRTARAAGVGDETVIDLLRGRLAGQSKLEG, from the coding sequence GTGAGTGCCCGGATCTCCATCGACCTCAGCTCGGCGGTGCCGCCTTACGAGCAGATCCGGGGCCAGATCAGCTCGCTGCTCGCCGTCGGGGTGCTGCCCCCGGGCAGCCGCCTGCCCACCGTCCGCAGCCTCGCGGCGGACCTCGGCATCGCCGCCGGCACCGTCGCGCGGGCGTACAAGGAACTGGAGCAGGCCGGACTGATCGAATCCCGACGGCGGAACGGGACAATCGTCGTCGGGCACCCTGCGGAGCCCGGCAGCACCGCTGCCGCACCGGGCGCTGAGGTGATTGCCGCCGTCGACGGCTTGATCCGCACGGCCCGCGCTGCCGGAGTGGGTGACGAAACGGTCATCGACCTGCTCCGCGGCAGGCTGGCCGGACAAAGTAAGCTGGAGGGGTGA
- a CDS encoding thymidylate synthase — MSTPTPYEDLLRDVMANGTHKSDRTGTGTRSVFGRQLRFDLAESFPLITTKRVHFKSVAVELLWFLRGDSNVKWMQEQGVSIWDEWADADGELGPVYGVQWRSWPTPDGGHIDQIAELMANLAANPDSRRHIVSAWNVSELKDMALPPCHAFFQFYVADGKLSCQLYQRSADTFLGVPFNIASYALLTCMVAQQLGLQPGEFVWTGGDVHIYDNHVEQVGEQLSREPYEYPQLKILRKPDSIFDYALEDFEVVDYRHHPTIKAPIAV; from the coding sequence GTGAGCACTCCCACCCCTTATGAAGACCTCCTGCGCGACGTCATGGCCAACGGCACGCACAAGTCGGACCGCACCGGCACCGGCACGCGCAGCGTTTTCGGCCGCCAGCTGCGCTTCGACCTCGCCGAGAGCTTCCCGCTCATCACCACCAAGCGGGTGCACTTCAAGTCCGTGGCAGTGGAGCTGCTGTGGTTCCTGCGCGGCGATTCGAACGTGAAATGGATGCAGGAACAGGGCGTCTCCATCTGGGACGAATGGGCGGACGCGGACGGCGAACTGGGCCCGGTGTACGGCGTGCAGTGGCGCAGCTGGCCCACCCCGGACGGTGGCCACATAGACCAGATCGCCGAGCTCATGGCCAACCTGGCTGCGAACCCGGATTCACGCCGGCACATCGTCTCGGCCTGGAACGTGTCCGAGCTCAAGGACATGGCACTGCCGCCATGCCATGCGTTCTTCCAGTTCTACGTGGCGGACGGCAAGCTCTCCTGCCAGCTCTACCAGCGCTCCGCGGACACCTTCCTGGGCGTGCCCTTCAACATCGCCTCCTACGCCCTGCTGACCTGCATGGTTGCCCAGCAGCTGGGCCTGCAGCCGGGCGAGTTCGTCTGGACCGGCGGCGATGTGCACATCTACGACAACCACGTGGAGCAGGTGGGCGAACAGCTCAGCCGCGAACCGTACGAGTACCCGCAGCTGAAGATCCTGCGCAAGCCGGACTCCATTTTCGACTACGCGCTGGAAGACTTCGAAGTGGTCGACTACCGCCACCACCCCACCATCAAGGCACCGATCGCCGTATGA
- a CDS encoding dihydrofolate reductase, with the protein MSTPDDSTPGALPELIFTEATAASMTGIGLIWAQTSGGVIGKDGGMPWHLPEDLKHFSKLTTGHPVIMGRKTWESFPAKYRPLPGRTNIVVTRQKDWAQSPEASGAIVVRSLDEALLESQFAPGGQKVWIIGGGEIFRQSMEIANIAVVTIIDSESNGDTFAPELDENWTFDTMVPAQGWLTAKNGTNYRFTSWRRAEG; encoded by the coding sequence ATGAGCACCCCCGACGATTCCACGCCCGGCGCCCTCCCGGAGCTCATCTTCACCGAAGCAACGGCCGCCTCCATGACGGGCATCGGCCTGATCTGGGCACAGACCAGCGGCGGCGTGATCGGCAAGGACGGCGGCATGCCGTGGCACCTGCCGGAGGACCTGAAGCACTTCAGCAAGCTCACCACCGGCCACCCCGTCATCATGGGCCGCAAGACCTGGGAGTCCTTCCCGGCGAAGTACCGCCCCCTGCCGGGCCGGACCAACATCGTGGTCACTCGGCAGAAAGACTGGGCTCAGTCGCCCGAAGCGAGCGGCGCCATCGTGGTCCGCTCCCTCGATGAAGCGCTGCTCGAATCGCAGTTCGCCCCCGGTGGGCAAAAGGTCTGGATCATCGGCGGCGGGGAGATCTTCCGCCAGTCCATGGAGATCGCCAACATCGCCGTGGTGACCATCATCGATTCCGAAAGCAACGGCGATACCTTCGCCCCCGAGCTGGACGAAAACTGGACATTCGACACCATGGTGCCGGCCCAGGGCTGGCTCACCGCCAAGAACGGCACAAACTACCGGTTCACCTCGTGGCGCCGGGCGGAAGGCTAG
- a CDS encoding NF038396 family protein, which translates to MLKKPETLFVLGYMLLPLFALLSAIVGLTMILGGNKIMGIIVLVVITQVFAFGAFFALRARKTALLQGPDTGE; encoded by the coding sequence ATGCTCAAGAAACCCGAAACCCTCTTTGTGCTGGGCTACATGCTGCTGCCGCTGTTCGCGCTGCTGTCCGCGATCGTGGGCCTCACCATGATCCTGGGCGGCAACAAGATCATGGGCATCATCGTGCTGGTGGTCATCACCCAGGTGTTCGCTTTTGGAGCGTTCTTCGCCCTGCGCGCGCGCAAGACCGCCCTGTTGCAGGGGCCCGACACCGGGGAGTAG
- the asd gene encoding aspartate-semialdehyde dehydrogenase, giving the protein MTTAANPSVGLVGWRGMVGSVLMHRMQEENDFANINPVFFSTSNAGGAAPSFADGAGKLEDAFDIETLSKLPIIVTAQGGDYTKQVHGELRSRGWDGLWIDAASTLRMNDDSIIVLDPINRDVIDKGLANGTKDFIGGNCTVSCMLMGLGGLFKNGLVEWGTSMTYQAASGGGARHMRELLNQFGTLNNEVSSELDDPASAILEIDRKVLAHQRTDIDATQFGVPLAGSLIPWIDADLGNGQSKEEWKAGVETNKILGTSGDSQIIMDGLCVRIGAMRSHSQALTLKLREDLSVAEIEKLLAEDNEWAKVVPNTKEASMADLTPVAASGTLEIPVGRIRKMEMGPEYISAFTVGDQLLWGAAEPLRRMLNIATGKL; this is encoded by the coding sequence ATGACTACAGCAGCTAATCCGTCCGTTGGACTGGTCGGTTGGCGTGGCATGGTCGGTTCCGTCCTGATGCACCGCATGCAGGAAGAGAACGACTTCGCCAACATCAACCCGGTATTTTTCTCCACCTCGAACGCAGGAGGTGCCGCCCCGTCCTTCGCCGATGGGGCAGGCAAGCTCGAGGACGCGTTCGACATTGAGACATTGTCGAAGCTGCCGATTATTGTCACCGCACAGGGCGGCGACTACACCAAGCAGGTCCACGGCGAACTCCGCAGCCGTGGCTGGGACGGCCTCTGGATCGATGCCGCCTCCACGCTGCGCATGAACGACGACTCGATCATCGTGCTGGACCCGATCAACCGCGACGTCATCGACAAGGGCCTCGCAAACGGCACCAAAGACTTCATCGGCGGCAACTGCACCGTGTCCTGCATGCTGATGGGCCTCGGCGGCCTGTTCAAGAACGGGCTGGTCGAGTGGGGCACCTCCATGACCTACCAGGCGGCCTCCGGCGGCGGCGCCCGCCACATGCGCGAGTTGCTCAACCAGTTCGGCACCCTCAACAACGAGGTCAGCAGCGAACTGGACGACCCGGCGTCGGCCATTCTCGAGATTGACCGCAAGGTCCTGGCGCACCAGCGCACCGACATCGACGCCACGCAGTTCGGCGTGCCGCTGGCCGGTTCCCTGATCCCCTGGATCGACGCGGACCTGGGCAACGGCCAGTCCAAGGAAGAGTGGAAGGCCGGGGTGGAAACCAACAAGATCCTGGGCACCTCCGGCGACAGCCAGATCATCATGGACGGCCTGTGCGTCCGCATCGGCGCCATGCGCTCCCACTCCCAGGCACTGACCCTCAAGCTGCGCGAGGACCTGTCCGTCGCGGAGATCGAGAAGCTCCTGGCCGAGGACAACGAATGGGCCAAGGTGGTTCCCAACACCAAGGAAGCCTCCATGGCGGACCTGACCCCTGTGGCTGCTTCCGGAACCCTGGAAATCCCGGTTGGCCGTATCCGCAAGATGGAGATGGGCCCCGAGTACATCAGCGCCTTCACAGTGGGCGACCAGCTCCTGTGGGGTGCGGCCGAGCCGCTGCGCCGCATGCTGAACATCGCCACCGGCAAGCTCTAG
- a CDS encoding winged helix DNA-binding domain-containing protein, translated as MAASAKVHVTPQVIGRLRLASQGLQDGFGSVAECVSKMGAMQAQDLASAFWAVGQRVPGSGLSDVLEALENGTVVRSWPMRGTLHLVPPGELRWILAITTERAMRSATARHRDLGIDAADIAICRELALGHVAGTPGATREELFKVFEGAGQGTKAQRGIHLLWILCQHGWLVQGPPAGTAGRALGQQLFVAFDEWIPESRTLDRDEGIAEFLLRYLRSHGPATERDFSWWSQIPLAEVRKALAAVSGQLVELVFRDTSYWLSPEAAAMLDDGVPGSRTLLALPGFDEFLLGYQDRSLVLPPEHAQKVVPGGNGVFKRMIVSGGRVVGTWSREGTGKGTAVVPEPFEGTLGPAAQRSFELQAAKYLGFLGR; from the coding sequence ATGGCAGCTTCCGCGAAAGTCCATGTCACACCCCAGGTCATCGGCCGCCTGCGGCTCGCCAGCCAGGGTCTGCAGGATGGTTTCGGCAGCGTGGCTGAGTGCGTCTCGAAGATGGGCGCGATGCAGGCGCAGGACCTGGCCTCGGCGTTCTGGGCGGTGGGTCAGCGCGTGCCCGGATCGGGGTTGTCGGACGTGTTGGAGGCGCTGGAAAACGGAACCGTGGTCCGCTCGTGGCCCATGCGCGGCACGCTGCACCTGGTGCCGCCCGGAGAGCTGCGCTGGATCCTGGCCATCACCACGGAGCGGGCCATGCGTTCGGCCACCGCCCGCCACCGGGACCTGGGCATCGACGCCGCAGACATCGCGATCTGCCGGGAGCTGGCCCTTGGACATGTCGCCGGAACTCCCGGTGCCACCCGCGAGGAGCTGTTCAAGGTCTTTGAAGGGGCCGGCCAAGGCACCAAGGCCCAGCGTGGCATCCACCTGCTCTGGATCCTCTGCCAGCATGGCTGGCTGGTTCAGGGGCCGCCGGCCGGCACGGCGGGCAGGGCGCTGGGACAGCAGCTGTTCGTGGCTTTCGACGAGTGGATCCCCGAATCCCGGACGCTTGACCGCGACGAGGGAATCGCCGAGTTCCTGCTCCGCTACCTGCGCAGCCACGGACCCGCCACCGAACGCGACTTTTCCTGGTGGAGCCAGATACCCCTCGCGGAAGTTCGGAAGGCGCTGGCCGCCGTCAGCGGGCAGCTCGTGGAGCTCGTTTTCCGGGACACCAGCTATTGGCTGTCTCCGGAGGCCGCCGCAATGCTCGACGACGGCGTGCCCGGTTCCCGCACGCTCCTCGCCTTGCCGGGATTCGACGAATTCCTGCTCGGCTACCAGGACCGGAGCCTGGTCCTGCCCCCGGAACACGCCCAGAAGGTGGTGCCCGGCGGCAACGGAGTCTTCAAGCGGATGATCGTCTCCGGTGGCCGGGTGGTGGGTACGTGGTCGCGGGAAGGAACGGGCAAGGGCACCGCCGTGGTGCCCGAACCGTTCGAGGGCACCCTGGGCCCGGCCGCGCAGCGCTCCTTCGAACTCCAGGCCGCCAAGTACCTCGGTTTCCTGGGACGCTGA
- a CDS encoding UDP-N-acetylmuramate dehydrogenase, whose product MTQMMLSELTTAAVGGPAGNYVVAGTEAEIIEAVRSADAAGEKLLIIGGGSNLLVSDDGYPGTVLKVASEGFTVTAEDSCGGVSVVVQAGHNWDALVEHSVLHAWSGLEALSGIPGATGATPVQNVGAYGADVSQTIATVRTWDRERNAVQTFTSSELKFGYRDSILKQTTVEGSPRYVVLTVEFQLPLGRMSAPIRYAELARVLGVEAGKRAYANDVRREVLRLRASKGMVLDAADRDTYSTGSFFTNPIVTTEAAAVLPENAPRYPAGADDLVKLSAAWLIDQAGFGKGFGIEPGSVSGGRASLSTKHTLAITNRGSASAADMVAVARAVRAGVVERFGIELHPEPLLIGVAL is encoded by the coding sequence GTGACCCAGATGATGCTCTCCGAACTGACCACTGCCGCCGTGGGCGGCCCCGCAGGCAACTACGTGGTGGCCGGAACCGAGGCCGAAATCATCGAGGCCGTCCGTTCCGCCGACGCCGCGGGGGAGAAGCTGCTCATCATCGGCGGCGGGTCCAATCTGCTGGTGTCCGACGACGGATACCCGGGCACCGTCCTGAAGGTCGCCTCCGAAGGCTTCACCGTCACGGCCGAGGACAGCTGCGGGGGAGTCTCTGTGGTGGTCCAGGCCGGGCACAACTGGGACGCCCTGGTGGAACACTCCGTCCTGCACGCATGGTCGGGACTTGAGGCGCTTTCCGGCATTCCCGGGGCCACCGGCGCCACGCCGGTGCAGAACGTGGGCGCTTACGGTGCCGACGTCTCGCAGACCATCGCGACGGTGCGGACCTGGGACCGAGAACGCAATGCCGTCCAGACCTTCACCAGCTCCGAGCTGAAGTTCGGGTACAGGGACTCCATCCTCAAGCAGACCACGGTGGAAGGTTCGCCGCGCTACGTGGTACTGACGGTCGAATTCCAGCTCCCGCTAGGCCGCATGAGCGCCCCCATCCGCTATGCCGAGCTGGCCCGGGTCCTCGGCGTCGAAGCCGGCAAGCGCGCCTATGCCAACGATGTCCGCCGCGAGGTCCTGCGCCTGCGCGCGTCCAAGGGCATGGTCCTGGACGCCGCAGACCGGGACACCTATTCCACGGGATCCTTCTTCACCAACCCCATCGTCACCACCGAGGCAGCCGCCGTGCTGCCGGAGAACGCGCCGCGGTACCCGGCCGGGGCCGACGACCTCGTGAAACTTTCCGCGGCCTGGCTGATCGACCAGGCAGGTTTCGGCAAGGGCTTCGGGATCGAGCCCGGCAGCGTCTCCGGCGGCCGGGCCTCGCTCTCCACCAAGCACACGCTGGCCATCACCAACCGCGGCTCGGCCAGCGCAGCTGACATGGTGGCAGTCGCACGCGCGGTGCGTGCCGGCGTCGTTGAGCGTTTTGGCATTGAACTGCACCCCGAACCGCTGCTGATCGGCGTCGCGCTCTAA
- a CDS encoding MFS transporter — translation MAAYGASGIAAATWVSRLPAVRNGLDLTPATVGLMLLCLTAASFSSVSVSGLVVLRLGSTRVARIAGVLSGSGLLLLGLGTSVLSSLVVAAGGLALLGLANGCYNTALNVEGAAVERALGKHVMPWLHGSFSLGTVAGAAAGAWAAAAQLSVAWHLGLVGAVAISTVMTASLSFRADRDGTRGGKPVQHRRADTFEDPSTGPLPVINPALASESAALHGKRLVAMAWREPRTLLLGLLLLGLALSEGAAGDWAALALTDGHGQTEAAGAAGYGVFVTFMTVGRFAGTFLLDRFGRVTVMRCCAALAFLGVTTFVFAPAAWIAFVGLGIWGLGTSLGFPVGMSAAADDPVHAAARVSVASTVAYGAFLCGPPVLGFLAEHVGILHSLLFVLLFQALSFFLAPVLRKPVHGHGGGRRGHDGHEGPGRKLAGSGTP, via the coding sequence ATGGCAGCCTACGGTGCCAGTGGAATCGCGGCGGCAACGTGGGTCTCCCGGCTTCCCGCCGTGCGGAACGGGCTCGATCTCACCCCGGCCACGGTGGGGCTCATGCTGTTGTGCCTGACGGCGGCATCGTTTTCCTCGGTGTCCGTCTCGGGGCTCGTGGTGCTGCGCCTGGGATCAACCCGTGTGGCCAGGATTGCCGGCGTCCTGAGTGGCAGCGGACTGTTGCTCCTGGGCCTCGGTACCTCGGTCCTGTCCAGCCTTGTGGTTGCCGCCGGCGGTCTCGCCCTTCTGGGCCTGGCCAACGGTTGCTACAACACGGCGCTCAACGTGGAGGGTGCCGCCGTCGAGCGGGCCCTGGGCAAGCACGTCATGCCATGGCTCCACGGCTCCTTCAGCCTGGGCACCGTGGCCGGTGCCGCCGCGGGCGCATGGGCGGCGGCAGCACAGCTCTCCGTTGCCTGGCACCTGGGCTTGGTGGGCGCCGTGGCGATCTCCACGGTGATGACTGCCAGCCTGTCCTTCCGTGCGGACCGGGATGGCACACGCGGAGGCAAACCGGTGCAGCACCGCAGGGCAGACACCTTCGAGGACCCATCCACGGGCCCCTTGCCCGTGATCAACCCGGCCCTGGCCTCGGAATCGGCGGCCTTGCACGGCAAGCGTTTGGTTGCCATGGCGTGGCGCGAGCCACGGACCCTCTTGCTGGGCCTCCTGTTGCTCGGCCTGGCGCTGTCCGAAGGCGCTGCCGGCGACTGGGCCGCCCTGGCGCTGACCGACGGCCACGGACAAACCGAGGCGGCGGGTGCCGCCGGCTACGGCGTGTTTGTGACGTTCATGACCGTGGGCCGTTTTGCCGGGACCTTCCTGCTGGACCGCTTCGGCCGCGTCACCGTGATGCGTTGCTGCGCGGCGCTGGCCTTTCTGGGCGTGACAACCTTCGTCTTTGCGCCGGCCGCCTGGATCGCGTTCGTTGGACTCGGCATTTGGGGCCTGGGCACATCCCTTGGCTTCCCGGTGGGAATGTCCGCCGCGGCCGATGATCCCGTCCATGCCGCAGCACGGGTCTCCGTGGCATCCACCGTCGCGTACGGGGCATTCCTGTGCGGCCCGCCCGTCCTGGGCTTCCTCGCCGAACACGTCGGCATCCTCCACTCCCTGCTTTTCGTGTTGCTCTTCCAGGCGCTGAGCTTCTTCCTGGCCCCGGTGCTCCGGAAACCGGTCCACGGGCACGGTGGCGGGCGCCGCGGGCACGACGGGCACGAAGGACCAGGCCGAAAGCTTGCAGGCTCCGGCACCCCGTAA
- a CDS encoding MaoC family dehydratase has translation MSPTLAELAVGQEIGTRSIEVTRQDLVKYAGASGDFNPIHWNEAFATGVELPGVIAHGMFTMGSAVQLVSDWAGDPAAVVDYQTRFTKPVLVADTTGTGEPGAVIEVTGVVGALDADAGTARIDLTVVSAGLKVLMKSQAVVKLP, from the coding sequence ATGAGCCCCACCCTTGCAGAACTGGCAGTCGGCCAGGAAATCGGCACGCGCAGCATTGAGGTCACCCGCCAGGACCTCGTGAAATACGCAGGCGCCTCCGGCGACTTCAACCCGATCCACTGGAACGAAGCCTTCGCCACCGGCGTCGAACTTCCCGGCGTCATCGCCCACGGCATGTTCACCATGGGATCCGCGGTGCAGCTGGTCAGCGACTGGGCGGGCGATCCCGCCGCCGTGGTCGACTACCAGACCCGCTTCACCAAGCCCGTCCTGGTCGCCGACACCACAGGCACCGGCGAGCCCGGCGCGGTCATCGAGGTCACCGGCGTGGTGGGAGCGCTCGACGCCGACGCCGGCACCGCGCGCATCGACCTCACGGTGGTCTCCGCCGGCCTGAAGGTGCTCATGAAGTCCCAGGCCGTCGTCAAGCTGCCTTGA
- a CDS encoding MaoC family dehydratase N-terminal domain-containing protein, protein MSINPDLQGRSYPAAEVYDVGREKIREFARAVKASNPAHFDVEAAKALGHRDLVAPPTFAIIVAQRADALLVEDPESGIDFSRVVHADQRFTHHRAIVAGDQLVAELHVDGVRAMGGGAMITTRSEISTVAGEKVATTTSSILVRGEGQ, encoded by the coding sequence ATGAGTATCAATCCGGACCTGCAGGGCCGCAGCTACCCTGCCGCAGAGGTTTACGACGTCGGCCGTGAAAAGATCCGCGAGTTCGCCCGGGCCGTGAAGGCCAGCAACCCGGCGCACTTCGATGTGGAGGCCGCCAAGGCCCTCGGCCACAGGGACCTCGTGGCCCCGCCCACCTTCGCCATCATCGTGGCCCAGCGCGCCGACGCCCTGCTCGTGGAAGACCCCGAGTCCGGCATCGACTTCTCGCGCGTGGTCCATGCAGACCAGCGCTTCACCCACCACCGCGCCATCGTCGCCGGCGACCAGCTGGTGGCCGAACTGCACGTGGACGGCGTCCGCGCCATGGGCGGCGGCGCCATGATCACCACCCGCTCGGAGATTTCCACGGTGGCAGGCGAGAAGGTTGCCACCACCACCTCGTCCATCCTGGTCCGCGGAGAGGGACAGTAA
- a CDS encoding metalloregulator ArsR/SmtB family transcription factor → MFSAAQAPLYEIKANLFKGLAHPARIRVLELLAAAPGTTAPVSYLLAETGLEASHLSQHLATLRRHKVVTSSRTANSVNYSLAHPLIAELLAIARTFLLDSLAESREQLQLAEQLPGVVATGPAPAKSSSHDAQTESAS, encoded by the coding sequence GTGTTTTCAGCAGCCCAAGCACCGCTGTACGAGATCAAAGCCAACCTTTTCAAGGGACTGGCGCACCCCGCCCGGATCAGGGTCCTCGAACTGCTGGCGGCGGCACCCGGCACCACCGCCCCCGTGAGCTATCTCCTGGCAGAAACGGGGCTGGAGGCCTCCCACCTTTCACAGCATCTGGCCACCTTGCGCCGGCACAAGGTGGTCACGTCGTCCCGAACCGCCAACTCGGTGAACTACAGCCTGGCGCACCCGCTCATCGCGGAGCTTCTTGCAATCGCCCGCACCTTCCTGCTGGACAGCCTGGCCGAGTCTCGCGAACAGCTGCAGCTGGCAGAGCAACTGCCTGGCGTCGTCGCCACGGGCCCGGCGCCCGCCAAGTCGTCCTCCCACGACGCGCAAACGGAGAGCGCATCGTGA